A genome region from Methanobacterium subterraneum includes the following:
- a CDS encoding multiprotein bridging factor aMBF1 — MRCEICGKKVIGKPIRTKIENSIMLTCNDCSKFGKVQREPPKPQRGPGSRAPAGRRRSYRSQEPTHEVIEDYQTVIREAREKKGWSREDLGEKIYEKVSVIHRLESGKMVPDLKLARKLERILKVTLLEKTEQAQMDDQNAAHIRRATIGDIARIKKG; from the coding sequence ATGAGATGTGAGATATGCGGAAAAAAGGTTATTGGAAAGCCAATTAGAACGAAAATCGAAAATTCAATTATGTTAACCTGTAATGATTGTTCAAAATTTGGTAAAGTACAGAGAGAACCCCCAAAACCACAACGTGGCCCTGGAAGCAGGGCTCCGGCAGGTAGAAGACGATCATATAGATCTCAGGAACCAACACATGAGGTTATTGAGGACTACCAGACTGTTATAAGGGAAGCCCGTGAGAAAAAGGGTTGGTCCCGTGAAGATCTTGGTGAAAAAATATATGAAAAGGTTTCAGTGATACACCGTCTTGAATCAGGGAAAATGGTTCCTGATCTGAAACTGGCGAGGAAACTGGAAAGAATCTTAAAGGTAACTCTCCTGGAAAAAACAGAACAGGCACAAATGGATGACCAGAATGCTGCCCATATACGAAGAGCTACTATTGGTGATATAGCAAGGATCAAAAAGGGTTGA
- a CDS encoding zinc-ribbon domain-containing protein: MFCTNCGTENLENAQYCQNCGKILNNTEDQSFDYYDAKKPSILIVILGYILAILGGLFGILIGLYLLSKDNPSSKFHGRNIVIIAGISMILGLILTLL, encoded by the coding sequence ATGTTCTGTACGAATTGTGGAACTGAAAACCTTGAAAATGCCCAGTATTGTCAAAATTGCGGTAAAATATTAAATAACACTGAAGACCAATCATTTGATTATTATGATGCAAAAAAACCTTCTATTTTGATTGTAATTTTGGGATACATATTAGCTATTTTAGGTGGACTTTTTGGGATTTTAATTGGTTTGTATTTATTATCTAAAGATAACCCCAGCTCAAAGTTTCACGGTCGGAACATAGTTATCATAGCGGGCATAAGCATGATTTTAGGACTTATATTGACGCTGTTATAA
- a CDS encoding zinc-ribbon domain-containing protein, which yields MFCPKCGTQNQKNAQFCESCGYRMDSGVEKPVKRPYAQNSSGHSSNDKNPVSGTVFILIGVIILLVSVFGAYIIFGTDVFAQEAISEEGAVNIVNNIVNNTTNNYPGEAKNFVVSKPTKVKQNGKTVWQVPVKYIGTNPNIASVFNGKSVFIPTRGTKDANGQIQVTLTLPNGATIDISSNTQGVGTIVIVTPGVLPEAPPTTETTTATETATQTPTQGTETKSSSAHKETGIDYDVDGDGTTEDWELVY from the coding sequence ATGTTCTGTCCGAAATGTGGAACTCAAAACCAAAAAAATGCCCAATTTTGTGAAAGTTGTGGCTATAGAATGGATTCGGGTGTTGAAAAACCTGTAAAAAGACCGTATGCACAAAATTCATCTGGACACTCATCGAATGATAAGAATCCAGTTTCAGGTACTGTTTTTATTTTGATAGGTGTGATTATCCTGCTTGTATCTGTTTTTGGAGCATACATTATATTTGGAACAGACGTGTTTGCCCAGGAAGCCATTTCAGAGGAGGGTGCTGTTAATATTGTGAACAATATTGTGAACAATACCACCAACAATTATCCAGGGGAGGCCAAAAATTTTGTGGTCAGTAAACCAACGAAGGTTAAACAAAATGGGAAAACCGTATGGCAAGTTCCTGTGAAATACATTGGGACAAATCCAAATATTGCCAGCGTATTCAATGGAAAAAGTGTTTTTATACCAACAAGAGGTACCAAAGATGCCAATGGTCAGATTCAGGTCACATTAACTTTGCCCAATGGTGCCACCATAGATATTTCCAGCAATACCCAGGGTGTTGGCACTATTGTGATAGTAACACCTGGAGTTTTACCTGAAGCACCACCCACAACTGAAACAACGACTGCAACTGAAACAGCGACTCAGACCCCAACTCAAGGCACAGAGACGAAATCAAGTTCTGCCCACAAAGAAACTGGTATTGATTATGATGTAGATGGTGATGGAACCACTGAAGACTGGGAGTTAGTATATTAA
- a CDS encoding zinc ribbon domain-containing protein — MVFCTNCGNKNGDSAVYCSNCGQKLQKISDDQNETLKSQSQSEPQVSHGENELLQEMINVTWKSGLTNRKTLYFTDKNLYVAEGSFLTGGMGFAFGGIIGHYVEKKSLSDREKAARTMNFKEMAARNSNVITIPYNEIINVVMGKKRMLLAPSIKVETTSADYTFIVMDYNKYKQFQQSIPLILGDKVIVE; from the coding sequence ATGGTTTTTTGCACCAATTGTGGTAATAAAAATGGGGATAGTGCAGTTTACTGTTCTAATTGTGGTCAGAAATTGCAAAAAATATCAGATGATCAAAACGAAACTCTAAAATCTCAGAGTCAAAGCGAACCACAAGTTTCCCATGGTGAAAACGAATTACTTCAGGAAATGATTAACGTTACATGGAAATCTGGTCTTACCAACCGGAAAACTCTCTACTTCACTGATAAAAACCTCTACGTTGCTGAAGGATCTTTTTTAACTGGTGGAATGGGATTTGCATTCGGAGGAATTATAGGCCATTATGTGGAAAAAAAGAGCCTTTCTGACAGAGAAAAAGCAGCTCGTACCATGAACTTCAAGGAAATGGCAGCTAGAAATTCAAATGTAATTACCATACCGTATAATGAAATAATAAACGTAGTAATGGGGAAAAAAAGAATGCTTTTAGCCCCTTCAATAAAAGTTGAGACCACCTCCGCTGATTACACTTTTATAGTTATGGATTACAACAAATACAAACAATTCCAACAGAGTATACCCCTCATTCTAGGCGATAAAGTGATTGTTGAATGA
- a CDS encoding proteasome-activating nucleotidase, with amino-acid sequence MEKTSQNILKKIEDLKKEIKILKEDNAKTKRNLMWKVRKLEKDKLLIENEKMRLDREVKSLRGEIERFRSPPLVIATVTEVLDEGKVVVKSSTGPHFVIGYSRFLDEKSLEPGARVALNQQTFSIVSVLPSEKDPLVTGMEVEEKPNVSYEQIGGLEEQIVEIKETVELPLKKPELFTDIGIEPPKGVLLYGPPGTGKTLLAKAVAHETNATFIKIVASEFVKKYIGEGARLVRGVFELAKEKAPSIIFIDEIDAIAAKRLKSSTSGDREVQRTLMQLLAEMDGFEGRGDVGIVAATNRPDILDPALLRPGRFDRFIEVPIPNEDGRREILKIHTKNMNLEEDVDVELVSSLSEGASGADLKAICTEAGMFAIREERPIVVMNDFLDAVDKIIGMERDEEMRKEAGVMYG; translated from the coding sequence ATGGAAAAAACATCCCAAAACATCTTAAAAAAGATAGAAGACCTAAAAAAAGAGATAAAAATCCTGAAAGAGGATAACGCCAAAACTAAGAGAAATTTGATGTGGAAGGTCAGGAAACTGGAAAAAGACAAGCTCCTGATTGAAAACGAGAAGATGAGACTGGACCGTGAAGTGAAATCCCTACGTGGGGAAATCGAAAGGTTTAGATCACCACCACTGGTAATTGCAACTGTAACTGAAGTTTTAGATGAGGGGAAAGTTGTGGTAAAAAGCAGTACCGGACCCCACTTTGTAATTGGTTATTCTCGTTTCTTAGATGAAAAGTCACTGGAACCCGGAGCCAGAGTGGCCCTTAACCAGCAGACATTCAGCATCGTCAGTGTTTTACCATCTGAAAAAGATCCACTCGTAACTGGTATGGAAGTTGAAGAAAAACCAAATGTAAGTTACGAACAGATCGGCGGACTCGAAGAACAGATCGTGGAGATCAAGGAGACCGTTGAATTACCACTTAAAAAACCAGAGCTATTCACCGATATCGGAATAGAACCACCAAAAGGAGTGCTCCTCTACGGGCCTCCAGGTACTGGTAAAACTTTACTGGCTAAAGCCGTGGCCCATGAAACCAATGCTACCTTCATTAAAATCGTGGCCTCTGAATTCGTGAAGAAATATATTGGAGAAGGAGCCCGCCTGGTGCGTGGTGTATTTGAACTGGCCAAGGAAAAAGCCCCAAGCATAATATTCATAGACGAAATAGACGCCATTGCAGCTAAAAGACTTAAAAGTTCCACCAGCGGTGATCGTGAGGTTCAAAGAACCCTAATGCAGCTTTTAGCAGAAATGGATGGGTTTGAGGGAAGGGGAGATGTGGGAATAGTTGCTGCCACCAACCGACCTGACATACTGGACCCTGCTCTACTCCGTCCCGGAAGGTTCGACCGTTTCATCGAAGTGCCCATACCCAACGAGGATGGTAGGAGAGAAATACTTAAGATCCACACTAAAAACATGAATTTAGAAGAAGATGTGGACGTTGAACTCGTCTCCAGCCTCAGTGAAGGTGCATCCGGAGCAGATCTTAAAGCAATCTGTACCGAGGCAGGTATGTTCGCCATAAGGGAGGAAAGACCCATTGTGGTTATGAACGACTTCCTGGATGCAGTGGATAAGATCATCGGCATGGAACGTGACGAGGAAATGCGAAAAGAAGCTGGAGTGATGTACGGATAA
- a CDS encoding DUF356 domain-containing protein has protein sequence MTIVLIRAENQTKILNSLADIERHAGLKINGTPRIIDNNLADKYAKSIMKDRLRSKSKIAVLVSVKEDATLSILQIRKIHPPAHLVVISEEYRQWEEIKKIFNTLPPLKGYYSSKKKTNSAKNPPSHK, from the coding sequence ATGACCATTGTACTTATTCGTGCTGAAAACCAGACAAAAATCCTTAACAGTCTGGCAGATATTGAAAGACACGCCGGACTTAAGATTAACGGAACCCCGAGGATTATTGACAATAATCTAGCCGATAAATATGCTAAAAGCATAATGAAAGACAGATTAAGGTCAAAATCTAAAATTGCAGTTTTAGTATCTGTAAAGGAAGATGCTACCCTTAGTATTCTCCAGATTAGAAAGATACACCCCCCTGCACATTTAGTGGTTATAAGCGAAGAATACCGTCAGTGGGAAGAGATTAAGAAAATATTCAACACTCTCCCCCCACTCAAAGGATATTACTCTTCCAAGAAGAAAACAAACAGTGCAAAAAATCCTCCATCGCATAAATAA